The window AGAGCCTTGCATTTACCAATGCATCTTTGGTATTTACAGCTTTAGCACTGGTTTCaaaagatttatttgtaatgGGTGAACCAGAGTTTGATCCTTTGTTTGGATACTTATTGGATCTTTTGATAGAAGAAAGAGGCGATTCTGTTATTACAACTTTTAATGGTTTGTCAATGacatttgtcaatttttgcaCATCATTTAGTGATTGAATACGTCGTTGACGTGAGCGCAGAACAATGCCATCTTGATAAGAATTTTCGTTTCTACTTAGAATGACATTTGTTAAGACATTACTTTTTGATGATGATTCTATGCTCTCATCAGCTTCCGGAACGGGATGCAGACCTAAACTGCTGTGCCTTGGTGAGTTGTATTTATCATTACGCACGGTAGGCAAACCGATTAAAGATCGTGGTCGATTTTGATTATCAGTTTCCAACTTTCTACGACAAGTTACAGTATCTgtcgtttttgaaatattcttaCGTGGCGATGGCAGCGGGTCTTTCCGTGGTATCTTACAATCATTCTTTGGTGTATAAATCCTTGGTGCAAATATTAGATCTGGGTTTGGATTTTCTATTGAGATGTTTTTGACAGCTGTCTTTTTTATAACTTCTATATTATCGTATACAGGACTCTCTAAATCTTCCGAACCACCAGATATACTAGGAACAACCTTTGCTGCATTTGTTACAATGAAATTCAGTTTGCATTCCTGTGAACTTTCTGCTGCTGCAACAGAACCATTTTTATGTTGAACACCAAGTTCAGAGGTGTTCTTAATCCCACTATAAAATTCGCTCAAATGTTGATAATCATCTTTACTGGATTCAACTCTTCTGAGTTCCTCTGTAGATGCAGAGTATTTCTTCCCATTCAATCCACGCTTGAAATTTCTCGGAATAGATCTATATGTGAGGTCGTCAATCAAAGAATCAATCATTTCACTCACtggttcaatattttttgttccagtaagcaaatcttttttttttcgattatgtgcattttgatttttatctgACGGAGTGCGGTAAATATCTCGTGATAAATCCAGCTTTGTTTGAATTTGTGGTTTATAATCgtccatttttaaattcttcaaTGGTCTTGAAAGATCTTGATCAACTCTGGGAAACGTTTccgcgtttgaaaaattagtttttactTGGAGCTCAGAACTGCTATTGGCTACGAGTTTCTGTTGTTTTGCATTATTATTTGCTTCGTTTTCTATTGAAGTATGAAGAATTAGTTTCTCAACTCTACTCGTGCTTTGATTATTGATAGCTCCTGAAAGGattgttattctttcatttgGATCTTGCAGTTCGATTGCTGTATCATCATGTTTTTCCAGGttcattttcttgaaaaaatcagTTTCGAAGGATTCACCGTCGTTTACATCTATCAGAGAAATACCTGGCTTGGTTGTTTCTTTTGTACTGTCAGGCTCATCACCTATATGAGTGTTGGTTGATTcgttcttactttttttcaagacATTTGTCATTTCTGGATCTACTTCAAATCTTAAATCGTCCATAGCATATTCTGCATCAGAAAAAACATAATCTTTTGGCACATAAAACTGACTAttggaaatattaatttcatagGAGTCTCCTTTGGTGTTTTGAATTGCCGTTATATCTTTGAGGATGGGATTTTCACTTAGTTTAGTGCTTTTCCACGATGGTGTTACTGGTTTATATAACTTTGGGTAATCAGCATCAAACGAAGGTATAGCTGCAAAATGAGAAGTGTCCAAGTCACTGCCAGACTTTGATATACTATTTATATAAATTGGCTCTTTCAACAGTTCTTGCTTCAACTCATTTAATTCGTCATCCTCTGTCTTATACAATTTGCCCAAAGTATCTGCTTTCTCTGACGGTGTGTACAAGAATTCCCAATCAAAAAAGTGTTCTCCCCCATCAACCTTTGATGCAGATAAATCTGGATAGGTTTTTCTATTGGGGCTGTACGATTTAGGTCCTGCATCAAGCATCGAAAGATTACTGATGTTCGATTCGGAAGTTGCTTTCCTTGGTTCTGGACGATTTTTTGGTAACGTACGACCACGTTTCAATAAAGTATTAACAGTACTTCTTTCAAGGACAGAAACTGGGGTGCTCAATGTCTTGCTGTCTAATTGATCAGGTGATGGTTTCGTACTACGATCGGTGGCCCCTAATTCATAGTAGAACCATTGTAAtataaaacaacaaattttttttcctccaaatGCATTTAGTTAGACAAAccatttttcaagtttcaaaggaataatattcattttcattttaatattatactgGTATGTGCGTAGATTAAATATTAAATCCTAGAATACGTatgattcaaaaaatattcaaatcaaggtacaaatattgtaaatttatagtTGAAATGAAGCTTGttcataaattaatattagcAGATGTATCATAATCtataattcaagaaaattagTAGAACAAAAATCATGAGTTTATGGAAAATTTACATCAACTCGTTTAACATGGTTAgataaataagtaaaatttgTGAGTGCACTTTCGACAAAAATTCTTATAATAGGTTTACGCAAACGTATTCAACAAAGATTTATCACATATAGTCAACTTTTAGTGATTATTACAATCAATTAGTACATAGTTAGAGAGGCTACTGTAATATCGATATGCATAAGCTTTAGTTTTGCATATTAATAAGCtaaaaagtaatgaaatttatagaatttatCGTCGAGTCTAGTGTTGTTAGATTGAACAGCCAACCCTATCataattgaatcaatttttctgaTTCCGACAATCTTACTGACAAAGGATGATCTGCATATAggggtgggaaaaaattttataatactatattaaataaatagatgcaaagatttttttcttaatcgaATACACGATGAAATAACCAATTATTCACAGagtgaaactaaaaattttttttgtaactccAAAGGGATCGTGCAATACAGGTGAATGTATCCTGGAAAACTTTAACTATCACAGACTTTCACATTGTATTCCTATGTCACCTTTCATAATATTCTAACTTGTACCAGTCAACATACTTTGAAGATAGTAGGAAAATACATGCCGACTTACCCTTATTTAGTTTGTCAAGCTGAGCTTCAAGGGCCCTCAGCTTATCCCTTTGGGTTTTGTTCTCCATAACAACCCTCTCAAGTTCACTTTGAGCCTCAGTTTTGAAATCATTTGCCACACGGACAGTCATTAAAAGATCAGTCTGGAATTGTTCCCACTCTGTGCTCTCCTCTTGCCTAAGTCGTTTCTCATCTTCTAACGCAGATTCTAAATCAGCTTTCTTTGACTCAGCGTCATTTGCTCGCCTCTGAGCTTCGCTCAATGCTGCTTTCAGTTCACGCTTGTCTTCCAAGTGCCGCTGGCACTGAGCTTGCAATTCAGCCAATGTATCCCTGACCAATTGCAATTCTGTgctcaatgaatttttttcttctttcaactGGGAAAGCTGATATTCTAAGTCACTAATTGCTGATTTGGCATTGTTACGAGTGACCTTACACTCTTCTTGTAGTTGAGAGTATTGGTCTTTCAATCTGTCGTGGTCACAGTGTGACCTGGCCAACTGTTCTTGTAAAGCTGCAGCCTGTGTTTCAAGCGtgtctttttctctccgtgcAGCATCTAGTAATTCATCTGCTTCACTCTTACTTTCAAACTGTCTTGTTTGTTCCAGTTCTTCAATTTTGGCTCTAGCATTTTCCAGTAAAGTAGCTAATCTGCTTATTTCAATTGTACGACTGGAACCTTCTTGGCGTGCTTCAACAAGTTCTGCATCTAGTTGTTTGCGTTCTGCATTAGTTGCATCAACAGTAGACTCTAAAAGGTGAACACGTTTTGTAAGCCGTTCTGCTTCTGTTGCAGATGCTTCAGCTGTGGATCGAAGACTTTTCAATTCCGAGGTCAGTTCCTCTTGCTTCTGAAGAAGAGATTCTCGCTCTTCTTGGGcactctgcaaacacaaaaatattttcgttgtgGCAAAAGTGTCAAATTGTTCTTCATAAAGCTTCAAGTattatctcgaaaatttgttaaatattCGCGAGTTGTGTCAAACATGGTTTTCGTTGCTTCCAACACTTTATTCATATTAATTGACTGATTTACCTTTAGAAGATCAACAAGCTTCTGTTCTCGCTCTGTATTGTACCCATGAGGTGTCTCTTCCGGCTGTTCTTCTCGCAATAAAAGTCCTTGCAACGTATCTACTTTTGATCGGGAATCTTCTAATTTCTCTGTTTGTCTGCAAAGCGATTCCAGCAAGACACCTTTTTCTTCAGTTAGCCTTTCATTGTCAGTTTGAAGTTCCGACAACTGAGCCTACaaacataaataaatcattGCTTAGTATTATTGGCTATGAGGCCTCTTTCCAGAATAGATAGAGAATTTTGTGTTATCCTTTTCTTATTGGTACATTTTTCTCGGTAGTATTACAGAATTCCACATGCTGGTTCCTGAGTAACGAAATTCCCGAACTATTCCtggtttttctgatttatcACTGTCCTATACGCATAGAATTCGATGCGAAGGAACTTGTTTAAGAATATGCAAGCGGTACTTCACAGAAGACTTACTCGAACTATGGAAAATGTGCACAATATCAATGTGCATAACATTATTTAAGTGTTAAGCTGTTACGATCACATGATATTTCTATCAATGATAATTGAAACCTTAATATGGATTCCTTGCATGAGATTCATGCTCGTAATAGAACTGATTGCAACAAGAAATATTATGAATGCGATCTATCATAACTTGTTTTATTATGCCAGATGCAAGATTGTGGCAAACTAGAGGGACTGTCTTTGTTTTCGTGCAAAGATGCTTCAAAGCCTCTGGtacataaaatttataatttaaagtAAATTACAACTACACAGGATAGCCAATTCCTAATAtcattttataagaaatacaCTTGCTGCAGCATAATCACTTACAGAGCAAATTTTGCATTCTAACTCTACAGGAAACTTTTCCTCACATATGTACAGCATCTGTATAGGTGACGTAATAGCAAATGAGTTGAGACTGAATGAAAATACAATTATCAGGATGTAAATAAGTAGAATGCAAGTAGCTATATCCTACCATACCTGTAAATCGCTAAGTTCTTGGATAGTAGCCTGTAATTCCTCATTTGTACTATAATGGGTCTCTTCCATCTGCAATAGTTTGTCCTGCAGGCAAGCGACTGATACTTCAGACATTGAACTAGAACTGTGTTTGTCCCAATCAGGTGTCGAGCATGTGTTTTCAGTGTTACCAGCTGGAGAGCCATCATCATGAGTGATCGCAATTGACGCTGGTGCCGAATTATGAAGCCTGGAAGCGTCCAACAGAATTTGCTGCTTCTCAGTATCAGACAACGGAGAATGCGCCACGTCTCTAAGACGTGATCGAAGTGTGGTATTCTCTTCTGTTAGTCTTTCTAATTCTGCGCTGTGTTGTTCCTgcaaatatgtgaaaaaaaaaactgctttatattatttctttaaatACATCGAACGTAAGTTGTAGAATCTTCCATTCGCATAATCTATGAATCAACAACCTGTTGGGAATTCCGCAATTTGAGTAATAAGTGCCGTTTTACATGGACAAGATAATTATAGGTGGTTGTATAATGAAAAGCATGAGAAATTAGCAATGGACATGAATCTTGAATCAAAAAGTATCTTCAAAGGAATCTGAACGTAAAAAGTAGTCTTGGTCGAATTTTAGGTTCTCATTTATCAtgacttttattttctttcttattgcGTAATGTACATATACTATAATTGTGACAAGAGtagaagtaatgaaaaaaaaaaaaaatggtacatTCTTGAACCGTAAAGGCTTTCGAAATGAATATACCgggaaaaaaaaggcaaaatttGAGACAGCAGACGAAGGTTGCAGACAGCGACATCGTCGCGTGGGTATCAATAAGCAGGTAAACCGCAAAATCAAGACTCTGCAGTACGAGTCAAGGTATTGGCACCACAAGAAAATGACACACTTTTAATTAACGCTGGTTAGATACGGCGTATTCTCTGAGCCTGTGGCCACGCCGAGAGCGAGTAAACTATATACCTGTCAAGCGTTTGAGGTTATAAGTATCTTTAGGCCGACGGCATCGGCATACGGTtacaaaaatatacgttaCGCTCGAATTTTTGGGGATGTTTTACAATTCAATAGCATCTCGTAAATCCGAATAGATAGAATAGTCAGATATTAGATTCTGTAAGTAACATATGATACGACGGCGGGTAAACAGGCATCGGTGCGGCAAATCTTGGAAGGCTTCTCATGATTGTAACTTATTTACTACGATAGTtcgacttttatttttccttcaatttttattttaaccaGCGAATCCCTAGTCTTGAACAGAACACGTTCGGCAATAATTATAGTTGATGTTTACCGTCAACAGTGGGAAATAACGTTTCTTCATCTCGTTTCCTTCACTTTTCCATTGGTGGTGATCTCTGTTTAGTAAACATTGCAGCGCCACCTGGtccatacttttttttcacatcgctTGTACtaagggaggggggggggggggagggggggcgACGACGCCGACTCGACACGACGCGTGCGTCGACGCTTCACGCAGGAGCGACGTGAAGGTGGCTGCGCGCGGTTCACATCCGACATCATtaagtttgaaataattcggTTTCGTATTCGAAATCACGTTCAAGGGAGTGCCCTAGTCGATTTCAACGTtgacgtatacatatgtatatcccCGAATATTACAGCCCACGAAActcaaacgcaaaaaaaattgacagtcCCATTTTATACGCAAtctaaacaaaaaaaaaacactccaatcaattttcatttaacaCAGAAATAAGGAAATGGCATGAGTTTTACGAAATCATAAtggtaaattcgtagaatttcgACCCTGAATTACAAAGCAAAATAGCATGTCCGATTGAAACAGATTTTACGATACGGAAGCTACgttttttcaagatttcaaaatttagttttttccTCTGGTCGCTATGTAAATGTACTTAAGGTGCTGTTTTCGATCGCTGTACTTCGTAAACGACCGAAATCAAGATTTAGCTGGTAACTGTAACGATCAGAATATTGATTACATGATGAGATGACATTTGTAGTTCTAACGAGTGagatattttcgaaacaaatcagaacttattattattagaagGTCACGTAGCCAGTTAATAATTTCGTCTAGGTCATAGAATTGTGGGCGGTTTCCTAATGGGAGGCAATTAATTCtaaaatcgaatttaaaaattgttataaacaaGTGTCGAGGTTGatataattcttttcaaaatgatgGAACGTGTATATCGTGTTACGTTTTCAAACCGAATGTAAGACATTTTTGATAGTTTGAATTTTGCAtggcaaaaaataaatcaaggtGGTAATGTTCGCGGAAACTGGCTACTCGCAAATAAAATACAGGATAGGGGATGCATCGAATGCTGCGATGCTTACATGATAATAGCCCTCAGTAGCCCTATGCCCTGTAAGACGATATAAAACCAGGTTCAGGCAGCTTATTCAAGTCTCAAAGTAACGAATTTGTTACAGGGTCAACTGTAACATCATTTTGATATGTCACATCTATTTAGTGTTATATGCAAATAGCATATGAAGACGTACAACATAACGTAGCAAAACTGTAATGGCAGCTAAATTTATGAATGAAATAATGCAGTAATTAGCCTTTCTTATTGCCCCCAAAAATTTTGACGTAATAGTTCACATCGTTTCCATGCTATggttttattcaataatttgtaATCAACTTTGCAAAATATATGGTACTAAAATATAACTTTTAACTCGTAAATTAATTGTTCGATACTTTACGGAGTGCTTACGTGCCAATTCTTGATGCATATCGTTAGAGTTTCTATTAAAGGTATGCATACGCGAGTCTCCACATGCCAGATTGCAAAATTGGAAACTACATCGCCGACAATCTGTGGTTATAACGGTTTCTTAAATTCCGAGACATCACTTGAAGTTCGATCTGTAGGTGTACAATATGTAGTTACAAGTCAGCAACAGTGGATTGAGACAAAGATTTTTACGAATCGCGCAAGATAGTGTCGCTGAAACTTGTTTGAATCTTGCAGTGTGACCTGCAGAATTTAAACGAAAATGAACTTTACGTACAGTgagtataattatttcactgaCGTTATCGCAgcaatttgtaaatatattccATATGATCCTAACTTGTAAAAAGAAAGTTAAGAATTTGAAGAATTATCAAGGAAATCTTTTGACTGCATAATTTCGTGTTTTCTCCAAAAATAAACATTAATCCTAGTTAAACGCTATGTGCAGGAGATTGCATGGACCCACTGTGCTCTTACAAGAGGGGAATCGAATTATTTCAGTTTGTATTTCGAAGTGTGGATCAACCGTGAGCATTGCTCTCACACacgcgtgtatgtatgtgtatattatatatatgctTGACATACACGGCATAACAGCAGTTAATTTCGAATGCAATACCATACGCACAGTAATATGATCGCGTCATACGAATATAATTACTCGCTATTTTTTAAACACCCTCGTCAGCCAAATTCGCAAAAGTTTATATTTGCTCCACTGATTTGCATCGCTATACTCTTTCTGCTTCGCCAGTCGCGGCTACCGTAAGCCTACACTTAGGTACAGCAAGAAAATATTTAGCATTATGTTTTTGCCTTACGTATAAGCGCCTATTCTACTATAGATCGTAAGCAATCTACATGACCATCGAAGTAACGAATTT is drawn from Neodiprion fabricii isolate iyNeoFabr1 chromosome 3, iyNeoFabr1.1, whole genome shotgun sequence and contains these coding sequences:
- the LOC124178436 gene encoding uncharacterized protein LOC124178436 isoform X3; protein product: MRAALRHAEPTELNMDYGRTILHSRTVGGTVEKPCTKRIPVIPIQRSAASLIPPRNDMSGVPGAQGLPKRGVKSSSVTKGTTTSANSRPPLKPSTRPPPRTAAAGLPSGTRKEPLFPLFAPRKPLNKNVIGHNNNNNNNNNKNNNVTRSRSKDRGQQTHQANHPGAGPGGQGQGPLRQASSASSLEGKPAAVSRASKGGPGGGNKAAKMQELEREVEALQRDRATLEASLQEAANAAHQLHQLRSELTSVKEQHSAELERLTEENTTLRSRLRDVAHSPLSDTEKQQILLDASRLHNSAPASIAITHDDGSPAGNTENTCSTPDWDKHSSSSMSEVSVACLQDKLLQMEETHYSTNEELQATIQELSDLQAQLSELQTDNERLTEEKGVLLESLCRQTEKLEDSRSKVDTLQGLLLREEQPEETPHGYNTEREQKLVDLLKSAQEERESLLQKQEELTSELKSLRSTAEASATEAERLTKRVHLLESTVDATNAERKQLDAELVEARQEGSSRTIEISRLATLLENARAKIEELEQTRQFESKSEADELLDAARREKDTLETQAAALQEQLARSHCDHDRLKDQYSQLQEECKVTRNNAKSAISDLEYQLSQLKEEKNSLSTELQLVRDTLAELQAQCQRHLEDKRELKAALSEAQRRANDAESKKADLESALEDEKRLRQEESTEWEQFQTDLLMTVRVANDFKTEAQSELERVVMENKTQRDKLRALEAQLDKLNKGATDRSTKPSPDQLDSKTLSTPVSVLERSTVNTLLKRGRTLPKNRPEPRKATSESNISNLSMLDAGPKSYSPNRKTYPDLSASKVDGGEHFFDWEFLYTPSEKADTLGKLYKTEDDELNELKQELLKEPIYINSISKSGSDLDTSHFAAIPSFDADYPKLYKPVTPSWKSTKLSENPILKDITAIQNTKGDSYEINISNSQFYVPKDYVFSDAEYAMDDLRFEVDPEMTNVLKKSKNESTNTHIGDEPDSTKETTKPGISLIDVNDGESFETDFFKKMNLEKHDDTAIELQDPNERITILSGAINNQSTSRVEKLILHTSIENEANNNAKQQKLVANSSSELQVKTNFSNAETFPRVDQDLSRPLKNLKMDDYKPQIQTKLDLSRDIYRTPSDKNQNAHNRKKKDLLTGTKNIEPVSEMIDSLIDDLTYRSIPRNFKRGLNGKKYSASTEELRRVESSKDDYQHLSEFYSGIKNTSELGVQHKNGSVAAAESSQECKLNFIVTNAAKVVPSISGGSEDLESPVYDNIEVIKKTAVKNISIENPNPDLIFAPRIYTPKNDCKIPRKDPLPSPRKNISKTTDTVTCRRKLETDNQNRPRSLIGLPTVRNDKYNSPRHSSLGLHPVPEADESIESSSKSNVLTNVILSRNENSYQDGIVLRSRQRRIQSLNDVQKLTNVIDKPLKVVITESPLSSIKRSNKYPNKGSNSGSPITNKSFETSAKAVNTKDALVNARLYDLPRGVYGRAFTRPKSVPEVQKKFEDLTKQSQITLVKAKIIDLNTRSPSPVLQTELKSIDDTTKNLDVESDHHNSETITLGNNQAYIAKETDKDSIMGVKNLEIVPKLPETPPPSKLMDTAENFLSQDSYACNIPASTSLENIESGAKLEGSATTTMKDKYEAVVKEPEVEIRTKRSPPVVHIRPWTSTITSNTNQKAMPPPPRPATTPTETQQSVLTSVTQEMAARRKANISRQDSRLSVKCLIESIENATKQAKAAGLADNSGPGSRSSSTSSLNSIGTNDVISMKTPLRDQQQTNNLICPVNQTNNNNKTQPTNTRKALSETKSVPVVLSPGELLDSAALNAKAIDFVRRNSVTDLSERKDPLCGLVKNGGSKRNALLKWCQNKTVGYRNIDITNFSSSWNDGLALCAVLHSYLPDRVPYDSLSPNEKRRNFSIAFSAAESVGIPTTLNIGDMCQLERPDWQQVMSYVTSIYKHFET
- the LOC124178436 gene encoding uncharacterized protein LOC124178436 isoform X1 is translated as MRNSICIPFFTAAQLFFTILQCLMRAALRHAEPTELNMDYGRTILHSRTVGGTVEKPCTKRIPVIPIQRSAASLIPPRNDMSGVPGAQGLPKRGVKSSSVTKGTTTSANSRPPLKPSTRPPPRTAAAGLPSGTRKEPLFPLFAPRKPLNKNVIGHNNNNNNNNNKNNNVTRSRSKDRGQQTHQANHPGAGPGGQGQGPLRQASSASSLEGKPAAVSRASKGGPGGGNKAAKMQELEREVEALQRDRATLEASLQEAANAAHQLHQLRSELTSVKEQHSAELERLTEENTTLRSRLRDVAHSPLSDTEKQQILLDASRLHNSAPASIAITHDDGSPAGNTENTCSTPDWDKHSSSSMSEVSVACLQDKLLQMEETHYSTNEELQATIQELSDLQAQLSELQTDNERLTEEKGVLLESLCRQTEKLEDSRSKVDTLQGLLLREEQPEETPHGYNTEREQKLVDLLKSAQEERESLLQKQEELTSELKSLRSTAEASATEAERLTKRVHLLESTVDATNAERKQLDAELVEARQEGSSRTIEISRLATLLENARAKIEELEQTRQFESKSEADELLDAARREKDTLETQAAALQEQLARSHCDHDRLKDQYSQLQEECKVTRNNAKSAISDLEYQLSQLKEEKNSLSTELQLVRDTLAELQAQCQRHLEDKRELKAALSEAQRRANDAESKKADLESALEDEKRLRQEESTEWEQFQTDLLMTVRVANDFKTEAQSELERVVMENKTQRDKLRALEAQLDKLNKGATDRSTKPSPDQLDSKTLSTPVSVLERSTVNTLLKRGRTLPKNRPEPRKATSESNISNLSMLDAGPKSYSPNRKTYPDLSASKVDGGEHFFDWEFLYTPSEKADTLGKLYKTEDDELNELKQELLKEPIYINSISKSGSDLDTSHFAAIPSFDADYPKLYKPVTPSWKSTKLSENPILKDITAIQNTKGDSYEINISNSQFYVPKDYVFSDAEYAMDDLRFEVDPEMTNVLKKSKNESTNTHIGDEPDSTKETTKPGISLIDVNDGESFETDFFKKMNLEKHDDTAIELQDPNERITILSGAINNQSTSRVEKLILHTSIENEANNNAKQQKLVANSSSELQVKTNFSNAETFPRVDQDLSRPLKNLKMDDYKPQIQTKLDLSRDIYRTPSDKNQNAHNRKKKDLLTGTKNIEPVSEMIDSLIDDLTYRSIPRNFKRGLNGKKYSASTEELRRVESSKDDYQHLSEFYSGIKNTSELGVQHKNGSVAAAESSQECKLNFIVTNAAKVVPSISGGSEDLESPVYDNIEVIKKTAVKNISIENPNPDLIFAPRIYTPKNDCKIPRKDPLPSPRKNISKTTDTVTCRRKLETDNQNRPRSLIGLPTVRNDKYNSPRHSSLGLHPVPEADESIESSSKSNVLTNVILSRNENSYQDGIVLRSRQRRIQSLNDVQKLTNVIDKPLKVVITESPLSSIKRSNKYPNKGSNSGSPITNKSFETSAKAVNTKDALVNARLYDLPRGVYGRAFTRPKSVPEVQKKFEDLTKQSQITLVKAKIIDLNTRSPSPVLQTELKSIDDTTKNLDVESDHHNSETITLGNNQAYIAKETDKDSIMGVKNLEIVPKLPETPPPSKLMDTAENFLSQDSYACNIPASTSLENIESGAKLEGSATTTMKDKYEAVVKEPEVEIRTKRSPPVVHIRPWTSTITSNTNQKAMPPPPRPATTPTETQQSVLTSVTQEMAARRKANISRQDSRLSVKCLIESIENATKQAKAAGLADNSGPGSRSSSTSSLNSIGTNDVISMKTPLRDQQQTNNLICPVNQTNNNNKTQPTNTRKALSETKSVPVVLSPGELLDSAALNAKAIDFVRRNSVTDLSERKDPLCGLVKNGGSKRNALLKWCQNKTVGYRNIDITNFSSSWNDGLALCAVLHSYLPDRVPYDSLSPNEKRRNFSIAFSAAESVGIPTTLNIGDMCQLERPDWQQVMSYVTSIYKHFET
- the LOC124178436 gene encoding uncharacterized protein LOC124178436 isoform X4, whose protein sequence is MALNVCAMIQVCNHSPRNDMSGVPGAQGLPKRGVKSSSVTKGTTTSANSRPPLKPSTRPPPRTAAAGLPSGTRKEPLFPLFAPRKPLNKNVIGHNNNNNNNNNKNNNVTRSRSKDRGQQTHQANHPGAGPGGQGQGPLRQASSASSLEGKPAAVSRASKGGPGGGNKAAKMQELEREVEALQRDRATLEASLQEAANAAHQLHQLRSELTSVKEQHSAELERLTEENTTLRSRLRDVAHSPLSDTEKQQILLDASRLHNSAPASIAITHDDGSPAGNTENTCSTPDWDKHSSSSMSEVSVACLQDKLLQMEETHYSTNEELQATIQELSDLQAQLSELQTDNERLTEEKGVLLESLCRQTEKLEDSRSKVDTLQGLLLREEQPEETPHGYNTEREQKLVDLLKSAQEERESLLQKQEELTSELKSLRSTAEASATEAERLTKRVHLLESTVDATNAERKQLDAELVEARQEGSSRTIEISRLATLLENARAKIEELEQTRQFESKSEADELLDAARREKDTLETQAAALQEQLARSHCDHDRLKDQYSQLQEECKVTRNNAKSAISDLEYQLSQLKEEKNSLSTELQLVRDTLAELQAQCQRHLEDKRELKAALSEAQRRANDAESKKADLESALEDEKRLRQEESTEWEQFQTDLLMTVRVANDFKTEAQSELERVVMENKTQRDKLRALEAQLDKLNKGATDRSTKPSPDQLDSKTLSTPVSVLERSTVNTLLKRGRTLPKNRPEPRKATSESNISNLSMLDAGPKSYSPNRKTYPDLSASKVDGGEHFFDWEFLYTPSEKADTLGKLYKTEDDELNELKQELLKEPIYINSISKSGSDLDTSHFAAIPSFDADYPKLYKPVTPSWKSTKLSENPILKDITAIQNTKGDSYEINISNSQFYVPKDYVFSDAEYAMDDLRFEVDPEMTNVLKKSKNESTNTHIGDEPDSTKETTKPGISLIDVNDGESFETDFFKKMNLEKHDDTAIELQDPNERITILSGAINNQSTSRVEKLILHTSIENEANNNAKQQKLVANSSSELQVKTNFSNAETFPRVDQDLSRPLKNLKMDDYKPQIQTKLDLSRDIYRTPSDKNQNAHNRKKKDLLTGTKNIEPVSEMIDSLIDDLTYRSIPRNFKRGLNGKKYSASTEELRRVESSKDDYQHLSEFYSGIKNTSELGVQHKNGSVAAAESSQECKLNFIVTNAAKVVPSISGGSEDLESPVYDNIEVIKKTAVKNISIENPNPDLIFAPRIYTPKNDCKIPRKDPLPSPRKNISKTTDTVTCRRKLETDNQNRPRSLIGLPTVRNDKYNSPRHSSLGLHPVPEADESIESSSKSNVLTNVILSRNENSYQDGIVLRSRQRRIQSLNDVQKLTNVIDKPLKVVITESPLSSIKRSNKYPNKGSNSGSPITNKSFETSAKAVNTKDALVNARLYDLPRGVYGRAFTRPKSVPEVQKKFEDLTKQSQITLVKAKIIDLNTRSPSPVLQTELKSIDDTTKNLDVESDHHNSETITLGNNQAYIAKETDKDSIMGVKNLEIVPKLPETPPPSKLMDTAENFLSQDSYACNIPASTSLENIESGAKLEGSATTTMKDKYEAVVKEPEVEIRTKRSPPVVHIRPWTSTITSNTNQKAMPPPPRPATTPTETQQSVLTSVTQEMAARRKANISRQDSRLSVKCLIESIENATKQAKAAGLADNSGPGSRSSSTSSLNSIGTNDVISMKTPLRDQQQTNNLICPVNQTNNNNKTQPTNTRKALSETKSVPVVLSPGELLDSAALNAKAIDFVRRNSVTDLSERKDPLCGLVKNGGSKRNALLKWCQNKTVGYRNIDITNFSSSWNDGLALCAVLHSYLPDRVPYDSLSPNEKRRNFSIAFSAAESVGIPTTLNIGDMCQLERPDWQQVMSYVTSIYKHFET